From the genome of Streptomyces ficellus:
GTACCGGCTCGACACGAAGGCCGACGGCGGCTGGGACAAGGCGAAGGAGGACGCCCAGCTGGAGGTGAAGAAGGTCACCTTCGACCGGGCCACTCAGGCTCCGGCTTCCATGCGGCGCCGCATCCAGGGGCGCGGGATCTACTACCGGATCAGCGCGGGCGCCTATGCCGGGTGGTGGGTCGGTGAGGTGTGGCCCACCTCATTCCTGCGGGGTGAGTACCTGGCGACGGTGTACCGGCCGCAGCGCACCCTCACGTTTCCCGGCGGGAACGAGGCCGTGGAGGTCTACCGGTTCACGGAGGACGGGGTCGCGGCGTCCATCAAGACGGTTTCCTTCGCCACCCCGTCCAACGCCCCCAGCGACCGCCGGTCGATTGTCAACGGACGGCCGATGTACAGGATCACCGCAGGAGCGCTGACCGGCTACTGGGTCGCCGCCACGAGCGTCACCGCCGATGGGCAGGGTGCCGGCCGGGCCTGATCCCAAGCGGCGGAATTCCGACACCTCACCGACGCCAGCACGCCGCTATAAGCCGGGATTTGGCCAGTCGGCGGCATCACACGGATCCGACTATGGGATCTTCTCACTTTTCACATACGATCCACATTCACCATTGAACTGCCCTTGGGGGGTACACAGTCATGTCCGGTAAGAGGCGTGCCGCCGTCGGCCGTAGACGGTTCATACGCTTGGCGGGCGGCACCGCCGCCGGTGCGGCGGTCGTCGGTGGCGGGACGTTCACCGCGGTGGCGACGGGCGTCTTCGACAAGCCGACGCCCGACCCGTTCGGCAACATGCCGCGGTCGCTGGCGCTGAGCGTGCCCGGTGGCACCGGCGGGGCGTACCAGATGCCCCTGCCCCCGCTGCCGGACCCGCTCGACGACGGTTACGCCTCCGTACCGAGCACGCCCCGCCGCATCCCGTACGCGGACGGCAAGCCGGACCCCCGGGTGGTCGAGAAGGACATACCGACCACCCTGCCGTTCGAGTTCAAGCGGGCCGGCTTCACGATGGTCAAGGACCTCCCCGAGAGCCTGCGGCCCTGGCGCAACCGGCCGACGGCCTGGGAGAACGTGACCCCTCCCCTGTCGTCGGTGTACCACCTGAACACCCAGGGTGTGTACATGTACTGGAAGCCCACCAAGGTCACCAGTCCCCCCAAGCCAGGTCCGGTGGGCTACGACCACCCCGTCGGGCAGATCCAGTTCGGTCTCGGCTGCATCGCCAGCTACCGCACCGAGACGAACCCGACCCGCAAGGCGCTGTTCCTCAAGCGGGCCAAGGACCAGGCGAACCGTCTGATTACCAAGCGGGTCCAGACGCGCGGCGCCTGGTACTTCCCCTACCCGTGGGACTACACCCACGCCGAGCACAGTGGTGTCGCCTACAAGGCGCCCTGGTACTCGGGCATGGCGCAGGGCGAGGCGATCAGCCTCTTCGCCCAGCTCGCGATGCTGGACGGCATCACCGAGCAGGAGCGCACCCTCTACACCACGGCCGCCAACGGCGCGTTCGCCTCGCTGCTGCGGGCCGACAACGCCTATCCCTGGGTCGTGAACAAGGACCGCTCCGGCTACCTGTGGATCCAGGAGTACCCGTTCAAGACGCCGGGCACCGGCGACTACACGTACAACGGCATGATCTTCGCCATGTTCGGGCTCTGGGACTACTACCAGCTGACCGGCAACGAGTTGGCGGCGCAGCTGTACGACGGGTCGGCGACCACCATGGCGCGCTACTTCCCGCTGCTGCGCAACGAGCGGAAGTTCTCGTACTACTGCCAGACGCACCGCATCCCGGCGCCCACGTACCACCACCACCACATCACCCTGTGGATGCAGATGCACTGGCAGACGAACAGCTCCGTGTTCGCTCACCAGATGGATACGCTGATCGACGACGTCCCGCCGTCTGGGGTCAAGCCGGGGTCGGTGATCGCCATCGGCAAGGGCACCTACACGCTCTACCGGGTCGACACCAAGGTCGTGACGAATAAGAGCGGCGTCAAGGAAGACACCGGCGAGTACTACGAGAACGAGAAGGCCCGCACCGGGTTCGACAAGATCCTCGGCACGAAGAAGGTCACCTTCGCCAAGGCCACCCAGGCCCCGGTCGACAAGCGGCGCCGCATCAACGGCGCCGGTATCTGGTACCGGATCAGCGCCGGGGCCTACAAGGGCATGTGGATCGGCGAGGCGTGGCCGAACGTCTTCCTGCGCGGTGAGCACCAGCCGTTCACCTACCGGGCGCCGCGGACGCTGACCATCCCGGCGGGCCGGGAGGTCATCGCGTACGACTTCGGGGTCAACGCGGCGGGTACGACCCGGACGCTGAAGGCGGAGGCGGCGCAGACGTTCTCGTTCGACCGCCGTGCGGTGGTGAACGGCCGTGCCATGTGCCGGATTTCGGCGGGCGAGCTGACCGGGCACTGGCTGCCGGCCAATCAGGTCGTCACCGACGGCCGCTGAGACAAGCCGCCTTTGGGGCCGGGTCGGTGCGCGCAAGCGCCGGCCCGGCCCCTTCGCGTGCGGCCATGCGCTTGACTTGGAGCGCGCTCCAACAAATAGCGTCCTGGGCATACGGCATCGACGCCCAGGAGGCATCAGCATGAACGGCGTACCCACCCGGCACCTCGGCGAACTGGCGGTTTCCGCGCAGGGGTTGGGGTGCATGGGGATGAGCCACGCGTACGGCGAGGCGGACGAGGCGCAGTCGGTCGCGACGATCCACCGGGCGCTCGATCTCGGGGTGACCCTGCTGGACACCGCCGACTTCTACGGTGCCGGGCACAACGAGGAGCTGATCGGGCGGGCGATCGCGGGGCGCCGTGACGAGGTGGTGCTGGCCACGAAGTTCGGGTTCGCCAACCGGCTGGGCGAGCCCACGGTGATCCGGGGCGACGCCGCGTACGTCCGGGAGGCGTGCGACGCGTCGCTGCGGCGGCTCGGGGTGGACCACATCGACCTGTACTACCAGCACCGGGTCGACCCGGAGGTTCCGATCGAGGAGACCGTCGGCGCGATGGCCGAGCTGGTGGCGGCCGGGAAGGTGCGCCACCTCGGGCTGTCCGAGGCGGGCGCGGGGACCCTCCGGCGGGCGCACGCGGTGCACCCGATCGCGGCGTTGCAGAGCGAGTGGTCGCTGTGGACCCGCGACCTGGAGGCGGAGATCGCCCCGGTCTGCCGTGAGCTGGGCATCGGGCTGGTGCCTTTCTCGCCGCTCGGGCGCGGTTTCCTGACCGGCCGGTACAGCTCGGTCGACGGGCTGGCCGCGAACGACATCCGGCGGACCCAGCCGCGGTTCGCCGACGGCAACCTCGACCGGAACCTGGCGATCGTCGCCCGGCTGGAGGAGCTGGCGTCGGCGAAGGGGGTCACCGCCGGGCAGCTCGCCCTGGCCTGGGTGCAGCACCGCGGCGGGGACGTCGTGCCGATCCCCGGCACGCGGCGGCAGCGGTACCTGGAGGAGAACCTCGCGGCCCTGGACGTCGAGCTGTCGGCCGAGGACCTCGCGGCCATCGAGGCCGCCGCGCCGCCGGAGCGGGTCGCGGGGACGCGGTACGACGCCACCAGCCTCACCTTCGTCGACGGCTGAGGGCGGGGGCTGAGGGGCGCGCCCGGCTCACTGCGGCTGGTGTGCCGTGAGGTCGATGAGGTGGCGGTTGCCCTGGAGGACGCAGGTGATCTCCCAGCCGGTGCGCCTGCCGAGGAGGCCGGTCACCGGGATGTGGAGGCGTTCGGCCAGCTCGGCGGCGTACACGTGGACGGTCGCCTCGACGAGCGCCGCGTAGGACTCGGCGCCGCCGCGGATGCGGAGCCTGGCGGTGACGTAGGTGGCGGCGGCGACGGGCAGGGCGGGCCACCACCAGACGGCGAGCGCGGCGTACAGCACCGCCCAGGCCGCCAGGGTGGTGGCCCGGTCGAGCGCGTCGCGCGCCGTTTCGAGCTGCTGGCGCGGGGCGTCCGGCAACAGTTGCCAGAGGGCGGGCCAGACGGTGGCGAGGTCCAGGTCGAGGTCGCGGTCCAGACGGAGGGCGACCGCGTGCATCCGGTCACCGGACCAGGTGGGGCGGTGCGGCTCCTCCGGGGAGACCCGGGCGACGGCGAGCCTGGCGGGCCGGAGGTCGACCCTGCTGCCGGGCGCCCCGGCGGCCAGCAGCTCACCGGCGCGGCGGCGCTCGCCCTCGTACGCGGCCACGGCGTCGGCGCGGCGCCGGCGACGGCGGGCGACCCGCCACCGGGCGAGGGCGCGCACGGGGCGGGGCCAGGACTCCCAGTCGGCCGCGTACCAGAGCCGTTCCACCAGCGAGCCGAGCATCTGGGCGACCAGGCCCACGGCCCCCGCCAGCAGCGCCACGACCAGCAGGAGCACCGCGAGGCGGGTGCCGGCTCCGGCGCCCGGGGCCGGGCGCCACGCCTGGGCCTCGCGGACCAGCAGGCCGACGTCCAGGGCGTGGGCGTGGCCGAGGGTCCGGGCGGCGAACGCGGCGGCCAGGAACAGGGCGCCGGGGAGCACCAGGAGGGTCATCCACCGCTCGGCGAGGCGTTTGCCCAGCTCGGTGAGGAGGCCGCCCATGTCAGCGCTTCACCCAGCGCAGCTGGGCCCCGCTCATGCGGCACCGCGGGGCGGCGGTCATCGTGCGTTCCGCCCACTCCACCCGGGCGCAGGCGTCCAGCGGGCAGAGGAAGGCGACGTCGGCCTCGTCGGGGGTTCCCACGCCGAGGGGCCACGGTTCGTGGAGCGTGCGGGCCCGCGCGCCGTACGCGCCGCGGGGGTCACCGTCCGCGCGGACGATGCGGTCGACGGTCTCGAGGAGCGCGGCGGGGTCCTCGGTTCCGTCGACGACGGCCCGGGTGAGCCGGTCCAGTTCGTCCGCGCGACCCAGCTCGGTCAGGTGTTCCCGCAGTGCGTCCAGGCGTTCGCAGACGTACGCCAGTCCGCGCCGGATCCGTGCGGTCGGCTCGTCACCCGTCATCCCGACTCCTCCCGTGCCGTGGTCCTTCCAGGGCATCATGCATGAACGGGGCGTGGCGGGGCGGCTGTTGGGGGCATCGGTGGACGACTCACGGCGGCTGTACCGGGACGTGCGCACGGAGTTGCTGAGGCGGGCGGTGCGCGCGCTCCAGGAGTTGCCGCCGGACGGGGGCCCGGTGCCGGCCGGCGACCCGGATCCGGCACTGATGGACGGCCTCGCCCGGCTGGTGGCCGCCGACCCGGACGACGAGCAGGCGGCGGTCGCCCTCGGCCGGCTCCACTGGTGGCGCCACCTGCGGCACGGCGCCCAGGAGGACCTGGACGAGGCGGTACGGCTGCTGGCGCCCCAGTTCCTGCCGGACCGGCTGTACCTGGTGCCGGAGGGGCTCAGGACGGAGATCGCCGACTCGTACGCCACGCACGTCGCGTCCCAGGTGGCCGACGTGCTCGCGCTGGGCGGCGACGTGGACGGGAACCTGTCCGGGCTCGCCCGGTGGTGCTGGTTCCTGCTGGACCACGCCGACCCCGGGAACGCCCGGTACGGGGTGCACCTCGTCGGGCTGGGGTCGGTGCTCTACGAGCGGTACAACACGCTCGGGGACGCCGGCGCCCTGCTCCAGGGCATCGGGCTGCTGAGCCGAGCCGTCCGCGTCACCCCGGCCGGCCACGAGACGGGGCACGCGGCCCGGGCGAACCTCGCCATCGCGCTGGCCCGCCGGCACGGGCTCACGGGCTCGGCCGGCGACCTGCGGGCCGCGTTCGAGGCGTGCGGCGCCGCACTGGACGCCCCGCTGCCGCCCGAGCACCGGGAGGCCATGGCGGGGCTGCTCCTGTCCCTGCTGGCCGAGCGGGTCGGGCGCGCCCGGGACGAGCACCGCTGGGACGAGCTGGCGGCGGCGGGCCGCGCGGTCCTCGACCACCCCGGTCTGCGCGCGTACGGCCACGAGGCGGTCGCCGAGTCCTTGGAGCACCGGTTCCGGGAGGGCGGGGACGTCGCGGACCTGGACGAGTCGATCGGCCAGTGGACCGCGCTGGCGGCCGCTTTCCCGGACAGCCATGGCGCCCCGCAACGCGCCTACTGCCTCCTGCGGCTGGGCCATGCGCACTGGCTGCGTTTCGAGCACGACGCCCGGCCGGGCGACCTCGACGCCGTGGTCGACGCCAACGAGCGGGCCCTGGCCCTCGTGCCCGGTGACGTGTCCCTCCGCTGGGAGGTCCTGCGCAAGCTGGGTGTCGCCCTCCTGGAGCGCGTGGACCGGAAGGTGACGGCGGGTGACGTGGAGCGGGCCGTGGCGGTGATCCGCGAGGGGCTCGCCGACCGGGACGGCCACCGGGCCCCGCCCCACCTCCGCGCGGTACTCACCAGGGCGCTGCCTCGGGCGCTGTGGTCGCGGTACACGCTCACCCGGCGCGCGGAGGACCTGGCCGAGACGGCGGAGCTGCTGCGGTCGGCCGCCGTCCGGGAGGCGCCGTCCCCGGGTGCCGTGCTGCTGTTCGGCGCCCTCGCCACGCAGGTGCACCGCGCGCGGTACCGGGCCGGTCAGGGGCTCGGCGCGCTGCACGAGTCGGTGGCCGCGGGGCGCGCCGCGCTGGCGGCCGTTCCGGAGGACCACGCCGGACGGCCCGAGGTGCTGGTGCAGCTCGTTCTGTCGCTGGGCGCCCTGTTCCAGCACACCGCCGAACTTCCCGTACTGGACGAGGCGGTGGACCTGGGGCGCGAGGCGGTCCGGGCGGTCGGGGACGACGCGCCCGACGGCCCGGGCGCGGTGAACGCCCGGTACGTCCTGGGCACGGCCCTGGCGGAGCGGGGCGCGCGCACCGGTGGCCTCGACGACCTGGACGAAGCCGTACGGACACTGCGTCACCTGCACTCCTCCGGGGCGCCGTTGACGTCCCGGGATCTGCACGGCCTCGGGTTCGCGCTCGCGCAGCGGTCCGAGCGGACCGGTGACCGGGCGGAGCTCGACGAGGCCGTCACCCTGCTGCGCGGGGCGGCGGAGGACTGCGACGAGGAGGAGGCGATCGTGCTCTCCGGACTCAGCAGCGCCCTCCTGCGCCGCTACCGTCTCGGCGGCGGACCGGACGATCTGGACGAGGCCCTGGTGGTCGCCCGGCGGGCCGCCGACGCGGCCGGGGAACACGATCCGGGGGCGCTGCCCACGCTGTCCGCCCTGGTCGCCGCGCTGATCGAGGAACGGCATCGCCGTCCGGGCCAGGTCGACGCGGACGAGCTGGTCGCCCTGTGCCGGCGCCTGATCGACCTCGCCCCGCCCGGCCACGCGGCCCTGGGCGCGTTCCACCACAACCTGGGGATCGCCCGCAAGGAACGGGCCGACGCGCTCGAACCCGATGAGCTGCACACGATGTTCAGCACGCTCACCGGGCGCCCGGTGATCCCCTTCACCATGGTCGAGGCGGTCAACGACCTGACCACGGCGGCGCGGAGCGAGAGCCTGCCGCCCTCGCAGCGCGTCCGTTCGGCCTGGGCGGCGGGCCTGACGCTCGTTCCGCTGGACGTGCTGTGGGCGCACGACCTGCTGGAGTACGCGGTGGGTCTCATCCCGCTCGTCGCCCCGCGCCGCATCGCACGCGTCGACCAGCAGCACGCCGTGAAGAACCTGTCCGACCTGGTCACGTTCACCGCGGCCGTGGCCCTCGACGCGGGTGAGCAGCGCCACCCGGACCTGCGGCACCTGCCGCTCCTGCCGGACGCCTGGCCGCGGGCGCTGCGGTCCGTGGAGCTGGGCCGTGCCGTCCTCCTCAGCCAACGGCTGGAGACCCGCGGGGACATCTCCGAGCTGAGGCGGCGGCACCCCGTGCTCGCCGACCGGTTCGTGCGCCTGCGCGACACCCTCGACGGCGAGGGCGGCGAGGAGAGTGAGGACAGGAAGAGCAGCGGGGCTCCGGACCGGCCCCGCGCGGCCGCCGAACTCACCGCCACCATCGACGAGATCCGTGCCCTGGAGGGCTTCGACTCCTTCGCCCGGCCGCCGGACACCGCGAGCCTCCTGGCCACGGCCGAGGAGGGGCCGGTGGTGGTGTTCACCTGCAACCCGGCGCGGTGCGACGCCCTCCTGGTCACGGGCGGGGGCGTGCGCCACCTGCCGCTCCCCGGCCTGGTGTACGCCGAACTGGCCGCACAGGCCGACCTGTTCCACCGTACGCTCACGGTCGCCGGCGACCCCGACGGCGACTGGCGTACGCAGAAGGAGGCGCAGCGGACGCTGAGCGGCATCCTGGGGTGGCTGTG
Proteins encoded in this window:
- a CDS encoding aldo/keto reductase → MNGVPTRHLGELAVSAQGLGCMGMSHAYGEADEAQSVATIHRALDLGVTLLDTADFYGAGHNEELIGRAIAGRRDEVVLATKFGFANRLGEPTVIRGDAAYVREACDASLRRLGVDHIDLYYQHRVDPEVPIEETVGAMAELVAAGKVRHLGLSEAGAGTLRRAHAVHPIAALQSEWSLWTRDLEAEIAPVCRELGIGLVPFSPLGRGFLTGRYSSVDGLAANDIRRTQPRFADGNLDRNLAIVARLEELASAKGVTAGQLALAWVQHRGGDVVPIPGTRRQRYLEENLAALDVELSAEDLAAIEAAAPPERVAGTRYDATSLTFVDG
- a CDS encoding D-glucuronyl C5-epimerase family protein, coding for MAGGTAAGAAVVGGGTFTAVATGVFDKPTPDPFGNMPRSLALSVPGGTGGAYQMPLPPLPDPLDDGYASVPSTPRRIPYADGKPDPRVVEKDIPTTLPFEFKRAGFTMVKDLPESLRPWRNRPTAWENVTPPLSSVYHLNTQGVYMYWKPTKVTSPPKPGPVGYDHPVGQIQFGLGCIASYRTETNPTRKALFLKRAKDQANRLITKRVQTRGAWYFPYPWDYTHAEHSGVAYKAPWYSGMAQGEAISLFAQLAMLDGITEQERTLYTTAANGAFASLLRADNAYPWVVNKDRSGYLWIQEYPFKTPGTGDYTYNGMIFAMFGLWDYYQLTGNELAAQLYDGSATTMARYFPLLRNERKFSYYCQTHRIPAPTYHHHHITLWMQMHWQTNSSVFAHQMDTLIDDVPPSGVKPGSVIAIGKGTYTLYRVDTKVVTNKSGVKEDTGEYYENEKARTGFDKILGTKKVTFAKATQAPVDKRRRINGAGIWYRISAGAYKGMWIGEAWPNVFLRGEHQPFTYRAPRTLTIPAGREVIAYDFGVNAAGTTRTLKAEAAQTFSFDRRAVVNGRAMCRISAGELTGHWLPANQVVTDGR